Genomic DNA from Magnolia sinica isolate HGM2019 chromosome 4, MsV1, whole genome shotgun sequence:
aagtgggcccatgtgatggacggttgacatcaaaggttggcccatatgatgaacaacctatattgaaggttgggctcacacaatgaatggtccatgttaaggtaggcctcacatgatggatggcccacatcaaagcgTGCCCTGAGTGATAGACAGTCtatatcaagtaggccccacctgatagatagtccacatccaaggtcttgcatgatggacgacccatatCCAAactggcccaacatgatggatgatctaatAGAAGGTGCACACCATACAATGGACAATGGACAATGGACATCAAAAGTAAGCCCCACATGATAGTGGGCCAATCAAAATGTGGCCTTGCATGATGAATAGcttacatcaagtggatcccatctgatggatgacccacatcaaggtggggcctatataatgAATCAAAGGCTGGTCCCTAATAATGAATGGTACACATCCAAGGCAGcccccagatgaaggaaaacccAATtcgaaagtggggtccacaagatgGACACAACAAATGTGTGCACCATGTGATGGGGAGTGGACCTTAAAGGGCCCCACACGATAGTCGGCCCACATAAAGGAGAAGGACAGTCCACAtgtcaggtgggctccaccaattgTCTCATGTGATAGAGAGATGAAGGAGCGTGTTTGTTTGAGATAAAGAGTTTAtgcaatttttaaaagtaaatagcaaccaTCAACATACTTAAtgctttttaaattttatttttatcagaGATGGTGTGACTCAAGACTGAACATGATGTCCAGGGCCTAGAATACAAACCAACTTATGCTTATAGTTAGAAGTAGATGGTAAGGACCCAATTAAGTTCACCTTTTCTACTTAGGAGATAATGTTTGGTATATAATCAATTataggtatttttattttttttcacttaaaatggtacttagcttaagtaacttacgatccaaatgcccctaGGCGAGTTACATGGCATTTGACGCAcgtataaaaaattattattattattattatttttataaaaaattaaaaattaaaagagagaccACCGGCTCACTGCTGGTGGGGAACATGGCCTTCAAGGGAAAATTGTTACTTGGGAGGGTCGATGGTGCAAATACAACCACCATCGAAATTGCAACGCCACAATAACCTGATGAGGTTTTTAGGATCTTCCAACCAAGAGGTCTCTGTCAGCCCCaatccaaagtggggcccattcgaTCAAGAACATCAAATCATCACCCCTCCCTCGCGAACCGGATTGGAAACATGGGCTAAAGACAGAGACCCACGCATGAATAGATATTTGAGCATAAAATGGATTTGAACATGAGAGCTCTTAAAAGCTAGTGTCCTCATCCCCCAACTCGCTATCAGGTGGGTGGTCCAATGGCACAGTATTACAGACAGCTCATCTCATAGCCCCAGCTACAGATAGCGCAGATTGGAAGAGCCTGACCTTTTGATCAGTTTGTCTAACAGCAATGGATTCGGAGAAATATTAAATAAAGACAACCATCATCATTCCAGATATTCcaatatgccaaaaaaaaaaaaaaaaagtgccccATCAGACAAACAGTCTGGATAGTTGATTCATGGATCCCGCCACATTCATGTATGGAGTACCAAAAGGCATCATGATGCATCAAATGACATATTAATTATACCCAAACTACATCTGAAAATAAACTTCAAAAGTAGTAGCAGCTTCTCTGctgaaatagagagagaaaaatataaaaatcacaaTACAGAGTTTTAAAgcataaaataaagaaagaacaGCAAAACTTCAACTGATACCCTGTCAACTGCAAATCTCTAAATCTCTCTCAGTTCGTTCGcggagtggcccactcgactctAAGGATAAGATTGTCGTAACCATACCCATTGAGTTTGTTGATGGCCCTCTCCGCATCCTCCTTGTTGACGAAGTTCACAAAACCAAAGCCCCTGCTCATGCCCGTTTTCTGGTCAACCGCAACGTAAACACGGCTAACGGCCCCAAACGTGCGAAAGAGCTCAAGCAGGTCAGGTTCACGGGTGTCCTCTGAGAGGTTGGTGACACGGACAGAATTCTCCTCATTTCGGCGCCGCATCTCTGTTCCGGTCCTCTCTGCCCCACCCCTCATGCCTGGAGGGACATATGTCCCCTTAGTGGCTGCAGAAGCAGGTGCAGCAGTTTCTGATGTGGGAGGTCGGTCCACAAAGCCTTCGGCCTGTGGGGCAAGATCCTTGTAAGGGCATTTCGACGTCCAGTGATCGCCCTTCTTGCCGCAAGTCCTGCAGACCATGAGAACAGCACCTCCTTTGCCAAGCGAGGCCAGGGGATCTCCAGCAACCTTCGTTTCTTCAGCTTTGCTACCTGCAATTGATCACATTCTATGGTTAAGGACCAAGACTCCAAAATTCTATACATCTCATAATTAAATCTTGTTGAGAGAAAGGAAGCTTTGAATATGGAAGTTGctcaaagaaataaaaaactttgaatatGGAAGttgttcaaagaaaaaaaaatgaaaccgGAATTTATATGCAGGATAAAGTATGCCATGAATAGTTTCTTGCTATTACTGCGTTTAGTATGATGCGCCATAAAAGTGCACACCAGAATATCTCACCACCCATGTGAGACTTGCGTATGGAAGGCAGGACCATTGATTCGGTAGACCATTAGTTGGATGGGCCACAGCCCCTAAAGCAATGCAACCAAAATATTGCAGGCTTGTAGGCATCCAATCAATGACCTACAAATGGGCACTTCACTCAAAATTGAGCAAGTCTGACAATATGCCCACTTGGCCAGGATTGTCCCACTACAGTACTGTGATTTTGGGTCATGACCCATCTGCAGGGTGGACAGCCAGTATAACAGTCCACTCACTGTACATGGTGGCCAGGTGGATTGCAGGGACTagacctcatagggagccattcATCCTTCAATTGAAGTTTTGCAAGTCTCATTTACAGATTAAAAAGCACAAAGGAAACATTTTCCAATACTAACCTACTAATCATGTTGCATCTCGCCCTTGCAATAGCTTATACTATGGAAAAATCACATATTTATGCTCCCTTTCTTTTAAACAAATTGCTCTTGACCTTTGTCTCTGGTTAATTTCCACTCCCTCAAGAGGATTGGCGTAAGTCAAAGATAGATTTGCATGCTTCTCTTTTTCAATAACCGACAGCTCTACTCCCTCCTTCATATTTAAAGTATATATTTCCTTTCAAATATTGGCAACCTCTACTTCTCAAGCTTCGAAAAcatctttcatccattttttttatcctctcttttaataatttaagttTTCAGCAGAATATGAATCTAGTATAACCTTCAACTACAAACGAACCCACAAGCCACACAAAACCTTCTACTTCCAACCACAATAGCTCAAATCTGAACGGCTTTTGGCCCCATTTCTCCTCTACAACCTCTAACATTACCAGCCAATTGTCAAAAAGAGGTCTCAGAAGGCCCCACTGCTGAACTAGCGGGAATTTCTCAAAACGAATCAGCAGAAACCAAAAGCTTGTTAAGGTGCGATAAGATAGCCTCTTCCTGCCCATTTGTCCACATATACCTTGCACAATCCACCATATCATTCTAGAGGACCCAATCAGTAAACTTCTTCATACCTCAAGTTATGTGACTGCCATTTGATTTTTCGTATGTGAATTGAATCACTTTAAAATCCCCACCATCACACTAAAGTAGCCCCCACCTTTCTTTGGCACTGTTCGGTTCCTGCCACAATTCTGCTCACCAACCAGACTGAGAGGGGCCATAAAATGTCATAAATCACCATCCAAAACTCAATGACACATCCTTCCTGAGAATCATGGAGATTGAGAACACACCAAAGCAACGATCCTCTTTCCTCCATACATCTGAGTTCCAGGCCACCAGTATTACCCCCAGCAGACCCATTTGGGTATAAGGTTGTCTGCACCTTATTTTCACCCCCATATTGAATCTAACATGGCTCTGTCAATGGACTGAAACTTAGGGACTGTCTGATTTTCCAATTTCATATGAAATGCAAAGCAAATGAGACATCATTATCATTTccaggtgtttgtttaaacatgAATTATGGCTCGTATATCGAAAGTCCATTAGACTAGTAAAGCAATAAGGTAAATTCAaatataatcattacattttcaccCTATAAAGCCACCATTTTAACAGTGATTTCTGGGTGAAACAACACTGTAGCAAATTTATCATTACAGTCAAATGCAAGTGATGTGACCCCACAATTACAAAAGTAAATAATCATGACCCATTTATAACTATTTACTGTtgtaattggaaaatcaaacaggcccttagtttccTGGAAAGCAATCACGTTGGCATACACTCTTTTACAGGAGTCCTTGACTTGAGCTCTTTTGAGCTTACTAACCTACTAATATTCCAGCTATGCACTATCATTGGGTAACTAATTTTACCCCTCTTCCCCCCACTGACCTTGCCTACAAAGTCGTATTTAGTCAAGCACTTTATACTTGACAACTCCCTCTAGCTTCTAGGAAATTTCCTTGTCTTCGCAACATGAAGATCATGCTGTCTTTGCATCCCCTTCCTTGAACAAACTGAAGCAGCACAAATACATCCTCATCACATGCCCCGAAAGATACCTACCAGTCTTCCCACCCGTTCAAGCACATCCTTTGACCAATTGATCTGTTCTTATGTGAGCTCTTGGTCACCCATTTTAACACCTCGGATCCCTATTGGTTAATGACTATTTCTTCCTCCCTAATCTTTGTGGCTCCCAAAGGGGTAATAACCAGGCCTTCTGATAGGCtgtcttcagaagataatatgaTCCCCACAATTGCTCTCTCCTCACTTACCAATAAGTCCCTCaaacttccaaaaaaaaaaaaaaaaaaatcaaacttgaCAACTTTTTGCAAACTTCTCAAATTTTTTTCCAAACTTCTTAATTTATTcaaacttcaaaaaaaataaaaaaaaattccaagcctctcattttttttcaagcttctcagtttttttttttttttttcaaacttctcaattattttcaaactaaaaaaaaaaaattcaaagttcTGATGCTTTttttcgaacttctcaatttttttcaaacttttgaagtttgaaaaataaattaaaaagtttgaaaaaaacaattttgagaagtttgaaaaaaaaaattgagaagttagaaaatttttgagaagttcaaaaaaaaaaaattgagaaattcaagaaaaaaaatgattgaaGCTTGAAAAAAGattgagaagtttgaaaaaaaaaaaaaaaaattttgatgtttggaaaaaaaattaaaaaaatcaagtttgaaaaaacaaaaaaaaaaatcaagtttgaAAAAAAGTTGACAACTCCATCCCCCAACGCAACAAAACCTTGATCAATCATAAAAGAATGATCCCTATCGCTTGTCCTTACTCCCTCCATGCATCGGTACCCCCAACACACTTAGTCTCCGTGTCTCCTTTGTTTCTCGTCCACATGTCAAGCCCCACTTTCACCCCCACCTTCAACATTAATTGCACCTCTTGCACATGTTGGACTCTCTTTCGTTTGGGCAATCATCTCCCCCCGAGCCATAGGCATTGTCTGCCATGACGCGTGAAGCAGCATACCTTCTCTGTCAAGCCTCCCTACACTTACTGCATGTGTCTCCTCCCCCATAGGTTTGGAGACTGAGCCTCCTGTCACCTATAGGCTTATAGCTACGATGTACACCCGCAGGAGCTCCTACACCACGAGATACACAGCTCATTCTTGTCAAGCGGCTTGAAAATGGAGTCCTCTTACAGCCTGCAACATGCTTCAAGCCATTATTTGATTTGCGAAATGGTGGTTGCTACCTTCTTCTCAACAACCAATGACCAATGCAGAGACACTTAGGCATTGTTGACCACCACCAAATCGACTTTGATCACTGGCTCTCGATCAAAACCCTCCTTGATCCACTTCTTTTTCGGATCCTTCCCCCCCTGTAGCTTGGATTGTTGTTCCTCCCCAACAATAGAATCCCTAAAGGATTTTGGGTTTTCTCCCTtcctttttatttctttcctaACCCATCATGAACAACAGAATCCCTAAAGGATTTTGGATTTTGAATGAGAAATGTTATAGGATAGCAATAAGACTAACCATGCTTCATAGAATAGAATGATGAGCagttaaagaacaacatgttcataggatgagcaaAACTGAAATGATAATGCTGAGATGGATGATTGGCAAAATGAGGAAGGATAGATTTAGAAGTtgatgcattcaagggaacttaggagaaGTACCAATATGTAATAAGATGAACTACACCAATTAGGAGTAAGGGTGGCAATTGGGCAGGTAGCCCACCCAACCTGATGAGTCTGACCAGACTTTGGGCCAGGCATGGACCACTAGCTTTGCCCGTGGGCCGAGCTTGGGTCGAGTTTGGGCCTTGCATGCATGCCCCGACCAATTTTTAGTCAGGCTTCAGCTCAAGTCAATTTAGCACAACAAGACCCAGCCCAACTTTATATGCAATCATCTGTTAGACAACCATCCATCTTGAATGTCAATGTAGATTGTTGGTTAATTCCTCTAAAATGTCTATTTCATAtcgcatgtgtggcccacttgattaacaAATAGATTAGGAACATTGAAGTGGGAAATATGGATTTTGTCAATTTTTAGGCTGGGCCAAACCGGGTCAAGTCGGATTAGGTCAGGCATGCTAATGCTAGACCCATGCCGAGCTTGGGTCTAGCTCAGGCCTTGTGCATTAAGTGTTCAGGCCAGGAACGGTCCTAGCATATACTGACCCATACCCGTGCCATtgccactcttaagagtgggttggtttcaagttgaaggctctaaaagggcaaggggaaggcccaaaaggatgtggttgGAGGTAgttagaaaagacttgatgacctgtgGTTTAAGTATAGCATTTATGGTCAttagagtggaatggcaaaaaTGGAATTAGCTTAGCAACCCCAAtcagttgggataaggtttaggtggtgatgatgatgattatcttTGGCGAGTGAAAAGGCCTTCATATCCCTTGTCAATCATCTTCATCCAAGTCCTCTTAGGCCTTCATATCCCTTGTCAATCATCTTCATCCAAGTCCTCTTAGGCCTTCCCTCAACCTCCTTTCACACCCTTCAACTCCAATCCAAGTTATTCCTCACCACAGCGTCTCCAATTTTCTTAGAACGTTTCCAAAGCATATTAATAGGAAAATCATTCTATCTCCCATTGGGCTAGGCTTAGGTTGCTTCCAATCCTCATTCTCAATTCGATGTAAGCCCAAGGCACACTAGGTGGGCCAACATAAGTTGAATTTTGGGATGTTTGTTGCTAGATATGAGGCCTAAATGTCAAAAATTATCATTTGCAAATTTTGAAAGATAAGGGGCTGATTTTGAGGATATggttgaagattttgaagattACTTTCTAGATTTTCTCCCATTGGGCTAGGCTTAGGTTGCTTCCAATCCTCATTCTCAATTCGATGAGAGCCAAAGGCACACTAGGCAGGCCAACATTGGTTGAATTTTGGGATGTATGTTGCTAGATATGGGGCCTAAATGTCAGAGATTATCATTTGCACTTTTTGAAAGATAAGGGGGTGATTTTGAGGAGATGGCTGAAGATTTTGAAGATTCCTAGATTTGCTGTTACTATTTTTAGACTCATTGTTATCTTAAataattagattgatttgaaatcatcGAATGGTTGGGATAATCTTAATTAAAAATTTGTAGAGATTTTATCTTATGTCCTTAGAGTCTATTAGAGTATAATAGATTAGATGAGGGAATCTAATTAGATTAGGAGTTTCCCATATTTGTTTAGATGAATATCTATGAGGATCTCTCTAGATTCCTTACAGATCTCCCATCTCCTCTATATATTCAAGTTGCAGTATTCCACAATGTAGTCTCTCTAGTTGAACAGAGTCTATCAAAAGGGACGGTTGGTCTAGGAGGTAGGTCATTCTAGTTTTCTTAGTTCTATGAATTTTTGCTTCGGTATTTTGTAAGAAGAATTTTCAATGCAATAAAGTTGCTCATTCCTCTCTACTCCAAATTCTTGTGGGTGTGCTCTCATCAATTCTTGCAATTCAGGTATCAAAATCACATTGATTTCATAATTGTGTGGCATTGCGGTAGTATCCTTCCCAGCgttcccaagcatccatctcaacatcctcatctttGTCATTCTCATGCTCTACGCATGTCGGCTTCTTACTACGAGGCCCTTCCATCCTTTGCACATCCATTTTCCCATCTATAACCCAACCTATCCCTTAGGTCCATTCAATACTAGGAAACCCCTACACTCACCGCTCTCCACAAACCTAGAGTTggacacgagtcgagttagctcgtttggctcgctcgactcagcttggaTTGAACATTGGTTCAAACCGACTCGAGCCATTGTTTTAAGCTCATAATATTTTTGAGCCGAGCTCAAGCTAACCCTGGCTCGATTTGGAGTTCGGATCGATTTGACTCAATTTGAATTCGATTCGGCtcgtttctaatatatatatatatatatatatatatatatatatatatatataaaggcctTAAGGGACGGGTGCCCGTTTTTCCTTCGACCTAACCCTAAAATTTCACCCCTTCTGATTTCTAAATTTTCCCCCATTCATACTCGCCGAGTCTCGACAACTAGACCCTCTCGACCAGATGAGTCATCTCGCTCGTCCGCCTCGCCtcgggcctctctctctctctctctctctcacccgtCCGGCATCTCGCTCAGTCGCCCGTCCTCATCGCCTGTCGCCTCTGGCCCTGctcttgactctctctctctctctcaatctctctcttacCCTCGCCCGTCCAACTCTAGCCCCCTGCACGACTGTCTGCCTGTCACCTCTGGCCCTCGGCTCTCGAgtctcaactctctctcttaccccTGCCCAGTCGTCCGCCTCTAGTACCCCTGCCCAGTCGTCCGCCTCTGCACAGACTCGACCACAAATGCCCGATCTACCACTGTCCGGTCACCTTTTCCAAGCAAAATGCAGTATCCCTCTAGTCTGCCACTGTCTGATCACTTTAGTGAATTGATTTGTATATTTGTGAATTTGTGAATTGATCTTGACAGTCCATCTCTGGCCCCTTGCTCGGTTGTCTACCTCTGCACAGACTCGACCCTCACTATCCGGTCTGCCACTGTCTGGTCCACCATATATGACGTTGTCCAATTGATGGATTGAGTTTTATCTTTTATGCATTGGATTTTATGTACAAACTcaaaagctcgagctcgaacttggctATAGCTTGCTAGATCTGTGACCAAACTAAGCCGAGCTAACCTGCccagctcgaggaccaagccgagccgaacTCGAGCTCAGGTAGTCAGCTGGTCAAGCTGAGCTGAGAGCGCGATTTGGTTCAGCTCGATGTCCATGTATAGCTCTACACAAACCTTTTAGCATCCCAAATCCTTCAATTGAAGTTTTGCAAGTCTCATTCACATATTAAAAAGCACAAAGGAAACAGTAAATCCACCCAAAATTTGTGAGCCAAAAATTTTGTCCAGATTTCTTCTATTGCAATAGAGAAAACCTGTCTCACTCTCCCACTCGAACAATGGCACATGGAAATTTAAATCACAACTATTCAAATAACAAAGAGACAAAGTAGAGACCATCATCTGGGCATGCAAGTAACACAAACGATTGAAGATTATATAGAGTAAAATTTAATTGTGAAAATAACTAACGCTTGCAGATGGAAAGTAATTATCTTGAAAATCACTAACATAGGTCTCCGGGGGCATGATCCAACCACAGCAAAACCAATCAGCAGATCAACAGTTTTGATCAACAAAGTGTAAGCCTCGTTCGTCCAGACTAACTACACATATCATCGAGCCATAGGTCATATAATCCTTTCTCAAAGAATTAGGATTTCTTTCCCACCTAATCCTCGCTTGGATGGTCCAACTGATCAATCTGGACAGTCCATCCGGCCCAGCTCCAATTTCGTGGGCTACCATACAGACAGACACACCAATTAGATGACCCAATCCATAGGTaactttgttttcttcttttacaGCCATCCATATTCCaagacatggatggatggttaggatcatctccAAAAATTGAATCTTTGGAACCATAACCATCGATCGTAGACCCCAACAAATAGGtggttcaaattgttgattggacctatcttTACATAAACGATCCTGACCGTGCACGTTTACAGTATATCGACCAGATTTTGCCTATGGCCCACTCAGTATAATTTTGACAAGGCATTCCAAGAAACTTGCGGCAAACCTAATGGAAGGTACAGATCAACCGATTGGAATGCCTAGCGTCCATATGCAACTAAAACGATCGGAAAAAAGCCCTAGAAAACATGAAGGCAAGGGATTTGGAGGACAAACCGGGAGCCCTTGGCTTTTCGATGAGGATCTCTTCGGTGGAGACCATGGTGAGCCTGCTGCCAGCATCTTCGTGTGCTGCATCGCCGAACTTGGCCCAGCCCCGGCGCTCAACAGCCCGCTTGCTCAGGCGAGCCTTGGCAAGTTTTCGAGTTCGTGTGGTGGTCGTGATCTTGACCTTGTTCCCATCATCGTTGAATTTGTACTCGATCACCTTCTTCACACCGTTTTCGTCGGGCCCCATCACGACACGTGGTGGCAGAAGAAAGTCCAGATCCTCTCCATCGTCTTCGTCGAGTTCTCCCCATCGGACCTTGTTCGAGAGAGGAGCGCTCTGTACGGCTGCCATGGCTACAGTttcagagagtgagagaggggaTACCTAGGAAATTAGGAGAAGATttgaagtgagagagagattCCTCGATTGATGAGGCGGTCGACTAGAGAGGGTATATCTAGGGAATTAAGAGGAGATTTCTGGATTAGGGAGAAGAGGCGAGTTGAGAAGATTAGAAGTGAAGTGCGAGACATATTTCTAGGGCTTAGTATTtgagggatgcggatttcctgcgaaagcctctcGCAGAAGTTCCCGCtaaaggatgctgggtggggcccaccaccatgttttagagaaatcaactccgtccatccgtttttcgaggtcattttagaacatgcgaGTAAAAATTAACTggaaccaaaactcaagtgggtcacacgagaataaaaaatggggaaagaaatttctaccgttgaaaccttcctgagatccaccttgatgtttacgtgtcatccaaaccgtttataacgcCATCCCACTcagaaaacaaatatatatatatatatatatatatatatatatacaccttaTAAAAAAAACTTCTATGGCTAGGAGAACGTTTCAATGTCATGaaataacatttcaaaaaaattgaacggagtagatttctcaaaaacatggtGGTAGGACCTACTCAATATCCGTAAGCCGATTCGTAAGAAATCCGCTTCCGTACGTGAGGAAGATTTTGGGGACACCgattcctgccaaagcctttccgCAGGAACTTCCTCCCTCGGTAAgctacgtggggccaccatggagtttgtcagaaatccacaccgtccatacgttttttcggATTATATTAGGATGTTggcataaaaatgaggtagatccaagactcaagtgggacacaccataaaaaacagtgaggattagattatatttggtgggccacggaagttttggatcagattaatATTTTTGTACTTTCAGTTTATGCAGGTAGGAATGACCTTACGAACGGTACGTATGCCATATAAAATGGATCAaggtggtttcaacggtgggcatttcccTCCTCACTTTTTTTATGTCGTGTGGGCTGCCTGAGTTTTGTATCGGCCTCATTTTCGGTCGATGGTCGGACATGGTCCttgaaaacagatggatgatgtggatttctcacaagcatcactgtGGCCTCACCTTTCTTCCTGTTGCAAGGAGTTACTGCCGGGTCGGGTTTATGCGAGCCGGGCTCACGTGATAAAATAGTCTGATGGTTTTAACCGTCCATATTATCGTTTTACTACCAATAAGCTATCATCCAGTAATAAAGCTTTattaatgatcctaacctttgatttttagagttgaacgGGCGCCGATGAAAATATTCTTTTCAGTATTTTGGGTTCATCTGTTACGACCATTCGTTCAACCCAGGCTCCTTTTCACATGGCCCTTGAtcttagaggtgtacatgagtccaTCTGAGTTGAGCATGGCATAGCTTGACTCAGCTTGGCCACTTGCTAGCCTCAGCTTGGACTCCACTTGGCTTAGTCTTCGAGTCTGATTGTCCAGCTTAActtagttcggtcagcagcttgggctaaTTTAAATTAAGTTTGAGCCGAGATTGAGCCAAGTTCACTTgttcaacattttcacaaacacgtgaaccatattttcaaaatcttattgTATGTAAAATAGCGGCAATAGATTtaaaggtatttcatcaaacaaattgTAAACAatgtaaaaaaattttaaaaaatgatatttatttcatatacataccttctttaCCACCGACCACACTTTTTCAGTCAttccatcaaacacttggtgagcaacaacaatatcaaagtaaccgagtcaccaaactaaaTCAATTTGAGTTTGATTCAAGTTAGgctcgattcgagtcgagttatgctcaggcaagcttgaacgcggttcgaaattttttcgagctcaaaaaattagttcgaactcaatttcgaaccgagttgaatcgagctttttcgagtcaagtcaagcgagtTACTTAGCTAACTCTgcttgtgtacagccctagccCTTATAGCGTAGGTTCCAAaacatggatggtccagatcacttgaACACTCAGCATGTGAGCCTCAGTGACCGGCAACAGATGCTGATTCCTGTGCTTCAACGGATGGAAAACGAACTCAAGTTTGTTATTGTACATCCTGATGTATTGCTTTCTTTTTTTCAAACGCTCGGATCATAGCCATTGGATTTGTTTGCACCGttaatatgatgggcctcacggtGAATGTGGGATAgcataaaaataaagaataatTCAACCCTTTAATCATTTCAAAACGTAGTTTTTAAGCATTGTTTCACGATTCATTCATCGGATTTTTcagttttgaaattttttattattatcaccAATTgacaatgaggcccatcatataaacgtaTTGGATCACTTAAAGATTACTCCAGATTTAACGGCAAAATTTCAGactgaaaaaataaatagaaaagcaACGTGTTGGGATACATTGGATGTAGTGTCGCAATCCTATGTATGGAAGGTATGGATTTCTGTACGCTTGCCGctgctgagtaaactttgtggatcTCACAGTTGTATGtgtcatgccatccatctgttttatcatctcattttgaggcattatttcataattaaagtatatccaaagctccagtagacCACAAAATAGGAAAAATTGGGGATTGAAACTTATTAAAGCCTACTACAATGTTTATTCGTCATCTTGTTGCTGCTTGGCTTTCTTTCTAATTCTTTTTGGCTTTCCCATCCTATCATCTTATTAACCGTAATTTTGTAAAAAGCATTCCCACCATTATTAAAAATCTTTAGCCTGCAATATTTTTACCTTGATATAACATTGTAATTCCCAATTGGGTTTCCCAATAATAATTAGAAATATAGTACAACATTGTTCCCACGTCGCTTTACCTTTGATAAAATATAAATGTGATGTTAATTCGTTGTTTGGTGCAATAAATGTAATTCCTCGACCTTTTAAAACATCAATTTCAATTATTTTAGTC
This window encodes:
- the LOC131243827 gene encoding uncharacterized protein LOC131243827, encoding MAAVQSAPLSNKVRWGELDEDDGEDLDFLLPPRVVMGPDENGVKKVIEYKFNDDGNKVKITTTTRTRKLAKARLSKRAVERRGWAKFGDAAHEDAGSRLTMVSTEEILIEKPRAPGSKAEETKVAGDPLASLGKGGAVLMVCRTCGKKGDHWTSKCPYKDLAPQAEGFVDRPPTSETAAPASAATKGTYVPPGMRGGAERTGTEMRRRNEENSVRVTNLSEDTREPDLLELFRTFGAVSRVYVAVDQKTGMSRGFGFVNFVNKEDAERAINKLNGYGYDNLILRVEWATPRTN